A window of Massilia sp. NR 4-1 genomic DNA:
ATCTTCCAGGCGCTCGTCAACCAGCCGGGTTTCAATACCTTCCACGGCGATGCCGGCGATGATGGCGAAGAAGGCCGATGAAATCAGCGCGAACAGCAGGTAGGCGACGACAATCGGCCGGCGCAGGGAATTAGACCTCTTCATGCGAGGCCACCAATTTGTAGCCGATGCCGGAGATGGTGCGCAGCATGGCAAAGGGGTAGGGCTTGTCCAGCACCTGGCGCACGGCGTGGATATGGGTGCGCAGCGCATCGCTGTCGGGCCGGTTGTCGCCCCAGACTTCGTTTTCGATCTGCTCGCGCGTGACTACCCGCGGCGACTGCTTCATCAGGCAGCCCAGGATGGTGTAGCCTGTCTTGGTCAGCACCAGCGGACGGCCGGCGCGGCGGGCATCGAAGGTGGCGGTGTCGAAAACCAGCTCGCCCACCGTCATGGTGCTGCTGCGGCCATGGGCGCCGTGGGCGCGCCGCACCAGGGCTTTCAGGCGCACTTCCAGCTCGATCAGGGAAAAAGGTTTGACCAGATAGTCGTCGGCCCCGCTTTCGAAGCCGGCCACCTTGTCCTGCAGGGTGTCGCGCGCGGTCAGCATCAGCACCGGCGTATCCATTCCCAGTTCGCCGCGCAGCTTCTGGCACAGTTCCAGGCCATTCAGGCCAGGCAGCATCACGTCCAGCACGACGGCGTCGTACTGGTTCTGGGCGGCCAGCGCCAGCCCTCCATAGCCATTCACCGCCGAATCAAGAATATAGCCCTTGGGTTCGAGGAAGCCGTAGAGATTGGCGATAATGTCCGGATTGTCTTCAATAATGAGCAGGCGCATGCTGGAATTATAATTCCGTGATTGCCAATCCGCTGAAACCTATGTCCATTCCAACTATCGCCCCTATACAGAACGCGGCACTTGCCCTCCAACTCGGCAAGGCCATCGACAATAAAACCAAGCCGCTCGGCAGCCTTGGCACGCTGGAAACGCTGGCGCGCCAGCTTGGCCTGATCCAGCAAAGCACCAAGCTTACCTTGGACGCGCCGGCCATTCTGGTCTTTGCCGGCGACCACGGGGTGGTGGCGGAAGGGATTTCGGCCTACCCGCAGGACGTGACCTGGCAGATGGTGGAGAATTTCCTGGCCGGCGGCGCCGCCATCAATGTGTTCGCACGCCAGAACGGCTGCGCCCTGCAGGTGGTGGATGCGGGCGTCAACCATGACTTTGGCCCGCGTACGGGACTGGTGGATTGCAAGGTGGGGCATGGCACCCGCAACTTCGCCCAGGACGCGGCCATGACGGCCGCAGAGTGCGACCGGGCGCTGCAGCACGGTATGGCGCTGGCCGCCGAACTGCCCGGCAATGTGCTGGGATTTGGCGAAATGGGCATCGGCAACACCACGGCCGCCGCCGCCCTGATGCACAAGCTGACCGGCATTCCGGTCGGCGATTGCGTAGGCGCCGGCACCGGGCTGTCGGCCGCAGGCATCCTGCGCAAGCAGCAAGTGATCGAAGCGGCCGCCGTCAAACACGCTGGCGTCAGCGCGCCGCTCGACGTGCTGGCCACTTTCGGCGGCTTCGAGATCGCCATGATGGTGGGCGCCATGCTGAAAGCGGCCGAGCGCCGCATGGTATTGCTGATCGATGGCTTTATCGTCACCAGCGCCCTGCTGGTGGCGGCGCGCATGCAGCCGGCGATTATCGATTACTGCGTGTTCGCCCATTGCTCGGACGAAAACGGCCATCAGCAGATGCTGGAGCAGCTGGGCGCCCGTCCCCTGCTGCATCTGGGCCTGCGTCTAGGCGAAGGCACCGGCGCCGCCCTCGCCCTGCCGCTTCTGAACGCCGCCGTCAATTTCATGAACGAGATGGCGACCTTCGAATCGGCCCAGGTCAGCGAAAAGTCCGAATAAGCCATGCAGCAGTTGCGCCTCTTCTTCATCGCCCTGCAATTCTTCACGCGCCTGCCGATTCCACGCTGGGTAGGCTTTGAGCCGGGCTGGCTGCAGCATTCGTCGCGCTATTTCCCGCTGGTTGGACTGGTGGTGGCTGCCATAGGCTGCGCTGCGTATGCCCTGGCGGCCCTGGTGCTACCCGCGCCGCTGGCAGCCCTGCTCTCGACCGTTGCCACTATATATATCACCGGCGCCTTCCACGAAGATGGTTTCGCCGATGTCTGCGACGGTTTCGGCGGCGGGCTGACGCGCGAGCGGGTGCTTGAAATTATGAAGGATTCGCGCGTCGGGGCATATGGCGCGATCGGCATCGTCTTGTTGCTGGCGGTGAAAATCGTGGCGCTGGCTTGCATGCCCGTCCTTACCGCACTGGCGGAGCTGCTGGTGGCGCATCCCGTATCGCGCCTGATGGCAGCCGCGCTGATCTGGCGCATGGAGTATGCGCGGGCTGAAGGCAAGGCCAAGCCACTGGCGCAGGAAATGAGCAGTGGCGAATTCGCCATCGCCGCCCTGTGCGCCACCCTGCCGCTGCTGCTGGCCGGGACCATGGGCTGGCTGTCCTGGCGCGCCCTGGCCTGCGGCTTGCTGGCATCCGCGCTGGCGGCCTCCTGGCTGGCGCGCAAATTCCAGCGCCGTATTGGCGGCTATACCGGCGATTGCCTGGGCGCGGTGCAGCAGCTCACGGAGGCCGTCTTCTATCTATGCGTGCTGGCCAGCGCCAGCAGCCTGCATCCGGCATGGAACTGATCCTGGTGCGCCATCCGCTGCCGCTGGCTGCGCCGGGCGTCTGCTATGGCAGCAGCGATCTCGCGGTGGATGACGAGGAAATGCGGCGCGCCCACGCTGCCTTGTGCGCGGAGCTGGCCGCCATGCCGGAACTGGTGCCCTTGCGCATCTATTCCAGTCCGCTGCAGCGCTGCGCCGAACTGGCCAGGCTGATGGGCGAGGAGGTCCGCTTCGACGCCCGCCTGGCCGAAATGAATTTCGGCGCATGGGAGCTGCGCCAGTGGGACGAGGTCGCACGCGCCGAGATCGATGCCTGGACCGCCGACCTGCTGCACTACCGCCCCGGCGGCGGTGAATCCGTGCTGATGATGGCACAGCGTATCGCTCAGTTCCTGAACGACCTGCAGGAGGCCGTGGCCAAGCTGCCCCCCTGTCAGCCCTTGCTTGTCTGCCATGCCGGCAGCATCCGTCTTATCAGCGCCCTTGCCTCCGGCCTGCCCCTGCGGGAGGCGGCGCTGACCGCCGCCAGCAGCCCGCACAAGATCGCCTATGGCGCCGTGCTGCGGTTGCCCTTGGCATGCAAGTCCGTATAATGTGGGGGTTTTGGTGCCCGCGCTTGAGTCCTTGAGCGCAGTTAAACGGGAAACACGGAACCGCCCCGGCGGCCAACGTGTGCTGCCCCCGCAACGGTAAGCAAGTGCCGCACCGCGGCAGCCGTCTTTTGCAACCACTGTGCTTCGCATGGGAAGGTGAGACGGTCAAACCTGCCAGCCCGGATACCGGCCAAATCAGGTGGAGACGGCGCCGTCTGCGGTTGGCGTCTCTGTTCAACCCGGCCCACGGGGACATAGGCCGGTTGCTCACTTACGAAGATTGTCATGACCTTTCCTGTATCACGGCAGACGGCGCTTGCGTCGCTCGCATTGGCTATTGCCGCGCCCTCCGCATTCGCACAAAACGCTGCGCATAGCACTGTTCTCATTACCGCCAGCCGCGCGCCGCAGCCAGCCAGCGAAGTGCTGCGCGACACCCTGACCATTGGCGCCGACGAAATCCTCCGTTCCGGTGCAGGTTCCATCAGCGATCTGCTGCAGCGCCAGCGCGGCATTGAAATCACCCGCAATGGCGGCCCAGGCACCAGCGGCAATGTGTTCATCCGCGGCGCCAACGGCAACCAGAGCCTGGTGCTGGTGGATGGTGTGCGCATTGGCTCAGCCACCACCGGCACGGCCAGCTGGAACGCGATTCCGCTCAGCGCCATCGACCATATCGAGATTGTGTACGGCCCACTGAGCACCCTGTACGGCGCGGACGCCATCGGCGGCGTGATCCAGATCTTCACCAAAAAGGGCAAGGGCGATGTGGACGTGACGGCTTTCGTTGGTGCGGGCAGCGATGCCACGCGCGCCGCCGATGCCGCCATCTCGGGCAGCTCGGGTCCGGCCAGCTACTCGCTGAGCGTCGGCCGCGAACGTTCCGACGGCTTCTCCGCCAGCCTGCCCGGCGCTTCGGGCTACAACCCGGACGATGACGGTTATGACCGCCGCAGCGCCGCCGGCCAAGTGTCGCTGCAACTGGCGCAAGGCCATGAGCTGGGCGCGAATTTCTTGTACAGTAAAGTGGACGCCCAGTTCGATAACGGCAAATCGGACTACGATGCGCGCAGCAAAACCCGCATCAGCAATACCTCGGCCTATCTGCGCAACCGCATCCTGCCAAATTGGACCAGCCTGGTGCAAGCGTCGGAAAGCAACGATAAATCGGGCAGCTTCACCGGCGTTGCATCCTCCACCAGCCAGATCGACACCAAGCAGACCGGCTTCTCCTGGCAGAACGATGTGCAACTGGGCCGCGACACCCTGCAACTGCTGTACGAATTCCGCAAGGAAGAAGTGACGTCCACCTCGGCCGGCATCGCCGAGCGCAAACGCCATACCCATTCGCTGGCCGCCACCTATGGCATGCAGCGCGGCGACCATCTGTTCAGCGCCGGCGCGCGCCACGATGACAACTCGCAGTTCGGCCGCAAGGCCACCGGCTCGCTGGGCTATGGCTACCGCATCTCGCCAGCGCTGCGCGCGAACGCCAGCGTCGGCACCAGCTTCCGCGCGCCGACCTTCAATGAACTGTACTACACCGGCTACGGCAACGAGAACAATAAGCCGGAAAAAGGCCGCAACGGCGAGATCGGCCTGCACTACGACGACGGTAAGACGCAGCTGGGCGCCGTGTACTACCACAATAAGCTCGACGATCTGCTGGTCAGCACCACGCCCTGCCCCTACTCAGGCTACAAATACGGCTGCGCCTACAACGTCAACAAGGCCGTGCTGAAAGGCCTGAGCCTGTCGGCCGAGCGCCAGTTCGGCAATCTGAAACTGGGCGCCAACGCCGACTTCCAGGAGCCGCGCGACGATACCACCGGCAAACTGCTGCAGCGCCGCGCCAAGCGTCACGCCAACCTGAATGCGGAATATGCGCTGGGGGCGCTGCATGCTGGCGCCGAGCTGCAACTGTCCGGCCGCCGCTTTGACGATCAAGCCAACCGCGTGGAACTGGGCGGCTACAGCCTGCTCAACCTGCACGCCACCTGGCAGTTCTCGCGCGACTGGTCGGCCCTGGTGCGCTGGAATAACGTGGCGGACAAGAAGTATGAAGTGGCGCGCTTCTATGGCAGCGCCGGTTCCACCTTCTTCGCCGGCCTGCGCTACGGCATGAAGTAAATGGTGTAACCTGCCGGGCGTAGCGAATGCGCCCGGCAGCGCAGTATCCCAACGCAGTACCCCGAATCCTGAAGGCAGTACATGCAAGCAAATCCCGTCCGGCTGCGCCAGCGCGCCGCCGTCCTCAATCTGGCGCTGATCGCCGCCACCCTCGCCAGCCTGGTCCTGGCGGGCATGGTTGGCTCGGTCACCGTTTCCCTGTCCGAGATTCCCGCCGCGCTGCTGGAACTGCTGCGCGGCGAAGCCAGCTCGCTGGCAGCCACCCTGCTCGACCTGCGCCTGAGCCGCGCGCTGGTGGCGTTCGTGACCGGCGCTTCCCTGTCACTGGCGGGCGTGATGATGCAGGCCTTGCTGCGCAATCCCCTGGCCGATCCCTATGTGCTCGGCATTTCCGCCGGTGCCTCGGTCGGCGCCCTGGCCGCCCTCTTTTTCGCCTGCGCCGCCTGGGTGGTGGACAGCGCGGCTTTCGCCAGCGCCGTCGTGGTCTCGATCCTGTTGTACACGCTGGCGCGGCGCGACCTGCGCGGCGGCGCGGCGGCCGATGGCGGCACCGCCCTGCTGCTGCTGACAGGCCAGATCTTCTCTTCCGTCTGCATCGCCCTGGTAACGCTGATGCTGTCGATCGCGCCGGAAAGCCGTCTGCGCAGCATGGTGTTCTGGCTGATCGGCGAACTGGCCGGCGCGCCGCTGCGCCTTCTGCCATGGCTGGTGCTGGCGGCAGTGCTGGTCTTCACCCTGCGCAATGCGCGCGCCCTGAACGTGATGGCCCTGCATGCGGAAGCCTCGGCCACGCTGGGCATTCGCGTCGGCACGCTGCGCAAAAGCCTGTTCTTCTGCTCCGCCCTGCTGACCGCCACTTCCGTCACCAGCGCCGGCAGCATCGGCTTTGTCGGCCTGATTATTCCGCACGCCTGCCGCTTCGCCTTCGGCCCCGACCACCGCCTGCTGGTGCCGGCGGCTACACTGGCCGGCGGCGCCTATCTGGTGCTGACCGATATCGTGGCGCGCACCATCATCGCGCCACAGCAATTGCCGGTCGGTGTCATCACGGCCCTGATCGGCGCGCCGGTCTTCCTGTATCAATTGCACCGGCTGAGGAAATAAGATGCTCTCGACCCAGAAACTCAAGCTGTGCATAGGCCAGCGCACGCTGGTGGACAACCTCGACTGGCGGGTGGGCGATGGCGAATGCTGGAGCGTAATCGGCCGCAATGGCGCCGGCAAAAGCACTTTGCTGCGCACCCTGGCCGGCCTGCGCCAGCCGGATGGCGGCCAGGTAGCGGTCGAAAATCGTCCGCTGAAGGACTGGCCGCTGGAAGAGCTGGCGCGCAGCCGCGCCTTCCTGGCGCAGGCGCGCAACGATGCCTTCTCCTACAGCGCACTGGAAACCGTGCTGTCGGCGCGCCATCCCTATCACAGCCAGCGCTATTGGGAGGACAGCGACGACCACCAGATCGCCATGCGCTCCCTGGCCGCCATGGAGGTCGACGATCTGGCCACACGCGATGTGCGCACCCTGTCCGGCGGCGAGCGCCAGCGGGTCGCCATTGCCGCCATGCTGGCCCAGGACACGCCGCTGCTGCTGCTGGACGAACCGGCCAATGCCCTGGACCTGGCGCACCAGGTCAGCGTTATGAGCCTGCTCGCGCGCCTGTGCCGCGAGCAGAAGAAAACCGTGGTCATGGTTGGACATGACCTGAATCTGGCGCACAGCGTATCGAGCCACGCCCTGCTGCTGATGGGCGACGGCCGCTGGCAGGCCGGCAGCGTGGACGAGACCATGCAGCCGGCCATCCTGAGCGACTACCTGGGCCATCCGATCGACATCATCCGCCACGGCAACCGCAGCATCTTCATTCCACTTGAGGTAAGCGCATGAACCCAATGACTTCCGACGATACCGCCGCATTGAACGAGCGCCATCGCGCCCGCATGGAGCGCAAGAAAGCCATCATCGACGCCAAGATCGCCGCCGCCGACAAGCAGATCGGCATCATTATCGTCAACACTGGCAATGGCAAGGGCAAAAGTTCCAGCGGTTTCGGCATGGCGATCCGCGCCATGGGCCACGGCATGAAGGTGGGCGTGGTGCAGTTCATCAAGGGCGCGATGGCGACCGGCGAAGAACTCTTCCTGCGCCGCTTCCCGGAAGAAGTCGGCTTCCACGCCATGGGCGAAGGTTATACCTGGGAAACCCAGAACCGCGAGCGCGATATCGAAAAAGCGCAGGCGGCCTGGGAGCAGGCCAAACGCTTTCTCGCCGATCCAGCCATCGGCATGGTGGTGCTGGACGAATTGAATATCGCCCTCAAATACCACTATCTGGACGCGGAGACCGTCATCGCCGACCTGCTGGAGCGTCCAGCCATGCAGCACGTCGTCATCACCGGCCGCGGCGCGCCGCCGGAACTGATTGAAATCGCCGACACCGTGACCGAGATGAATGTGGTCAAACACGCCTTCAAGTCAGGCATTGCGGCGCAAGCCGGGACGGAGTGGTAATGAGCGAAAAGATCGCCGTGCGCGCCATGCTGCTGGCGGCCGTATCCTCCGGACAGGGCAAGACCACAGTCACAGCGGCACTGGCGCGCAAGCTGGTGCAGCAGGGGCAGCGCGTGCGCGTGTTCAAATGCGGTCCCGATTTCATCGACCCCATGCTGCTGGAGCGCGCCAGCGGCGCGCCGGTCAAATCGCTCGACCTGTGGATGGTGGGCGAGGATGCTTGCCGCCAGCAGCTGGCGCAAGCCGCGCGCGAGGCCGATGTGATCCTGATCGAAGGCGTGATGGGCTTATATGACGGCACGCCCTCCTCGGCTGACTTGTCGCGCACCTTCGGCGTGCCGGTCATGGCGGTGATCGATGCCGGCGCGATGGCGCAAACGGCCGGTGCGCTGGTGCATGGCTTGCGCGACTATGGTCCGGTGCACATGGCTGGCGTGATCGCCAACCGCATCGCCAGTCCCGGCCACGCGAAAATGGTAGCCACCTCGCTGCGCGATATTCCGCTGTTCGCCACCCTGCCCAAGCAGGCACGCTCCCTGCCAGAGCGCCATCTCGGTCTGGTGCTGCCCGGCGAAGTCGCCGATCTCGATACGCTGCTGGACGAGCTGGCAGCGCAGCTGGATTTCAACCAGCAGGCATGGGACAGCCAGCCGCTGGTCGAGCTGGACCTGCCCCCCACGCCGGAGCCCCAGCGCCAGCATCTGCAAGGCAAAACCATCGCCATTGCGCGCGATGCGGCCTTCATGTTCCTCTATCCCGCCAACCTGGAGACGCTGCAGGCACTGGGCGCGCACCTGGAATTCTTCTCGCCGCTGGCCGACGAGGCGCTGCCGCCGCATGCCGACGCCGTCTACCTGCCAGGTGGCTATCCCGAGCTGCATGCCGGCGCGCTGGCCGCCGCCGGC
This region includes:
- a CDS encoding histidine phosphatase family protein, translating into MELILVRHPLPLAAPGVCYGSSDLAVDDEEMRRAHAALCAELAAMPELVPLRIYSSPLQRCAELARLMGEEVRFDARLAEMNFGAWELRQWDEVARAEIDAWTADLLHYRPGGGESVLMMAQRIAQFLNDLQEAVAKLPPCQPLLVCHAGSIRLISALASGLPLREAALTAASSPHKIAYGAVLRLPLACKSV
- a CDS encoding ABC transporter ATP-binding protein, with product MLSTQKLKLCIGQRTLVDNLDWRVGDGECWSVIGRNGAGKSTLLRTLAGLRQPDGGQVAVENRPLKDWPLEELARSRAFLAQARNDAFSYSALETVLSARHPYHSQRYWEDSDDHQIAMRSLAAMEVDDLATRDVRTLSGGERQRVAIAAMLAQDTPLLLLDEPANALDLAHQVSVMSLLARLCREQKKTVVMVGHDLNLAHSVSSHALLLMGDGRWQAGSVDETMQPAILSDYLGHPIDIIRHGNRSIFIPLEVSA
- a CDS encoding cobyrinate a,c-diamide synthase, which translates into the protein MSEKIAVRAMLLAAVSSGQGKTTVTAALARKLVQQGQRVRVFKCGPDFIDPMLLERASGAPVKSLDLWMVGEDACRQQLAQAAREADVILIEGVMGLYDGTPSSADLSRTFGVPVMAVIDAGAMAQTAGALVHGLRDYGPVHMAGVIANRIASPGHAKMVATSLRDIPLFATLPKQARSLPERHLGLVLPGEVADLDTLLDELAAQLDFNQQAWDSQPLVELDLPPTPEPQRQHLQGKTIAIARDAAFMFLYPANLETLQALGAHLEFFSPLADEALPPHADAVYLPGGYPELHAGALAAAGKWTASIRAAHAAGLPIVAECGGMMALADTLCDSEGREWPMAGLLPGRVEMQKRLAGLGAQALPTEHGPLRGHTFHYSRLTTETAPVAHTVKNPSGIEGEAVYKLGALHASYFHAYFPSNPEAVAALFARSEP
- the cobT gene encoding nicotinate-nucleotide--dimethylbenzimidazole phosphoribosyltransferase, giving the protein MSIPTIAPIQNAALALQLGKAIDNKTKPLGSLGTLETLARQLGLIQQSTKLTLDAPAILVFAGDHGVVAEGISAYPQDVTWQMVENFLAGGAAINVFARQNGCALQVVDAGVNHDFGPRTGLVDCKVGHGTRNFAQDAAMTAAECDRALQHGMALAAELPGNVLGFGEMGIGNTTAAAALMHKLTGIPVGDCVGAGTGLSAAGILRKQQVIEAAAVKHAGVSAPLDVLATFGGFEIAMMVGAMLKAAERRMVLLIDGFIVTSALLVAARMQPAIIDYCVFAHCSDENGHQQMLEQLGARPLLHLGLRLGEGTGAALALPLLNAAVNFMNEMATFESAQVSEKSE
- a CDS encoding TonB-dependent receptor domain-containing protein, translated to MTFPVSRQTALASLALAIAAPSAFAQNAAHSTVLITASRAPQPASEVLRDTLTIGADEILRSGAGSISDLLQRQRGIEITRNGGPGTSGNVFIRGANGNQSLVLVDGVRIGSATTGTASWNAIPLSAIDHIEIVYGPLSTLYGADAIGGVIQIFTKKGKGDVDVTAFVGAGSDATRAADAAISGSSGPASYSLSVGRERSDGFSASLPGASGYNPDDDGYDRRSAAGQVSLQLAQGHELGANFLYSKVDAQFDNGKSDYDARSKTRISNTSAYLRNRILPNWTSLVQASESNDKSGSFTGVASSTSQIDTKQTGFSWQNDVQLGRDTLQLLYEFRKEEVTSTSAGIAERKRHTHSLAATYGMQRGDHLFSAGARHDDNSQFGRKATGSLGYGYRISPALRANASVGTSFRAPTFNELYYTGYGNENNKPEKGRNGEIGLHYDDGKTQLGAVYYHNKLDDLLVSTTPCPYSGYKYGCAYNVNKAVLKGLSLSAERQFGNLKLGANADFQEPRDDTTGKLLQRRAKRHANLNAEYALGALHAGAELQLSGRRFDDQANRVELGGYSLLNLHATWQFSRDWSALVRWNNVADKKYEVARFYGSAGSTFFAGLRYGMK
- a CDS encoding iron ABC transporter permease; translation: MQANPVRLRQRAAVLNLALIAATLASLVLAGMVGSVTVSLSEIPAALLELLRGEASSLAATLLDLRLSRALVAFVTGASLSLAGVMMQALLRNPLADPYVLGISAGASVGALAALFFACAAWVVDSAAFASAVVVSILLYTLARRDLRGGAAADGGTALLLLTGQIFSSVCIALVTLMLSIAPESRLRSMVFWLIGELAGAPLRLLPWLVLAAVLVFTLRNARALNVMALHAEASATLGIRVGTLRKSLFFCSALLTATSVTSAGSIGFVGLIIPHACRFAFGPDHRLLVPAATLAGGAYLVLTDIVARTIIAPQQLPVGVITALIGAPVFLYQLHRLRK
- a CDS encoding response regulator transcription factor, translated to MRLLIIEDNPDIIANLYGFLEPKGYILDSAVNGYGGLALAAQNQYDAVVLDVMLPGLNGLELCQKLRGELGMDTPVLMLTARDTLQDKVAGFESGADDYLVKPFSLIELEVRLKALVRRAHGAHGRSSTMTVGELVFDTATFDARRAGRPLVLTKTGYTILGCLMKQSPRVVTREQIENEVWGDNRPDSDALRTHIHAVRQVLDKPYPFAMLRTISGIGYKLVASHEEV
- the cobO gene encoding cob(I)yrinic acid a,c-diamide adenosyltransferase, producing the protein MNPMTSDDTAALNERHRARMERKKAIIDAKIAAADKQIGIIIVNTGNGKGKSSSGFGMAIRAMGHGMKVGVVQFIKGAMATGEELFLRRFPEEVGFHAMGEGYTWETQNRERDIEKAQAAWEQAKRFLADPAIGMVVLDELNIALKYHYLDAETVIADLLERPAMQHVVITGRGAPPELIEIADTVTEMNVVKHAFKSGIAAQAGTEW
- a CDS encoding adenosylcobinamide-GDP ribazoletransferase, with translation MQQLRLFFIALQFFTRLPIPRWVGFEPGWLQHSSRYFPLVGLVVAAIGCAAYALAALVLPAPLAALLSTVATIYITGAFHEDGFADVCDGFGGGLTRERVLEIMKDSRVGAYGAIGIVLLLAVKIVALACMPVLTALAELLVAHPVSRLMAAALIWRMEYARAEGKAKPLAQEMSSGEFAIAALCATLPLLLAGTMGWLSWRALACGLLASALAASWLARKFQRRIGGYTGDCLGAVQQLTEAVFYLCVLASASSLHPAWN